CTCCCGCATTTCCTGGCTTCCATATGTACCAGTCACGCTTCGAATTGTCCAGCGATGAACGCGATTCCTCGAACCATGGATGCTCGGAGGAAGTATGATTGACCACCAGATCCATGATGAGCTTCATGTCCAACTCGTGTACCTTGATCAGCAGTTTCCTGAAATCCTCCATCGTGCCCGCTTTGGGCATGATCCGATAATAATCGGAGATATCGTATCCGTTGTCTTTGTCAGGTGACTCATAAATCGGATTAAGCCAGATCACGTCAATGCCCAGCCCCTTGATGTAATCGAGCTTCTGCATTAATCCCTGCAGATCGCCGTAACCGTCACCGTTCGCATCCATGAAGCTGCGCCAGTAGACCTGGTAAACAACGGCCTCTTTCCACCATACACGGTTGATTGTACGACTGTCGTTATAACACATGTATTGCCCTCCCATATATTCTGCATAAAGCGGCAAAGTAACTGTCAGAGAAGCACATGGCTATCAGCATCCAAACGCCTGCAGCGTTTCTTCAAGAAACGACAGGTTCACCCCCCCGGTATCCTTCATAACAACATCTGCTCCTGCAGGTTTAAGTACGTTCTCTTCCCCTATTCCGATCGCAATCATGCCTGCAGCCTTGATAGCCTGAATGCCTGCTTGGGCATCCTCAATGCCGATGCAGCGTGAGGCTTCTGCTCCCACCTCAACGGCTCCGCGCAGGAACAGGTCGGGGGCAGGCTTGCCATGTGCGACGGAATCCGGGTGAACAACATATTGAAACAATGATTCAAGACCGAGTGCTCGCAGAATTTGCGGCGCATTCTTGCTCGCTGAAGCGATCACAGCAGGGATGCCGGCTGACCGTAATTCAAGCAGCAACTCTCGGATACCCGGATAAGTATGTTCCGGTGTCAAGGAATCGAGCAACGAGACATAATGTTCGTTTTTGCGGCGGGCAAAGTCAGCTTTTTCCGCCTGAGAATAGCTTTGATCTTGGCCTCCGAGCTGAAGGATGCGTTCCAGGGATTGCATGCGACTGATTCCTTTCAGCTGCTCGTTAAATTCCTTGTCGAACGGAATACCGAGTTCTTGCCCAAGTTGCTTCCAAGCAATGTAATGATATTCCGCCGTATCCGTTATCACTCCATCCAAATCAAAAATAACGGCTTCGATTGTGCACTCCCTGTATAATGGATTCTCGTGAGCGGTATTTCCTTTCACCTATAGTTCCTCCCCATATCTGTCTTTTATTGATTCCACTCTTCCAAAATTGGTCCTTATTTTCGAGGTCAGCTTTGGCCATCCAGTTTCCATAGAATCCGTTCTTTATCGCTTTCGAATCTATGTCCTTTCCAATCCAAAACAACGGTCCACTTTGAAGGGTTGGATATTTCTGTGATCCGCAAGCCTTCGCGTATTTCGAAGCTTATATCAAATTCAGCATCCCCCACACGCAGACGCTCAAGTCTGCACGTTTTGTCGGCCCAGGCCTGTGGAAAATCGGGAACAAAGCTTACCTTCTGCAAATATGCTTCTGGTCTGATGCCAAAGAAATGCCGGACGACGGGGACCGCGAGAGCGTAGATTGTCCATGCCTGAACCACGCACCCGTAATCCGGGGACATTTCGGAAAAGGACCCCGGTTGCACCCGGGAAAAGCTTTTGCCCATCCTCCGAAGTAAACCCAAAGCTTCATCAGGATTACCATAGGTCGCCTCGGCTACCGCATGCGCTCCGGTTGAGATTGTCATGGTACCCTGCTGGTAAATGGCTGCCAGATAGGTGCCGTACTCCCCGACAAAATCGCTGCTTCGCATCGTCTCCAATGCACGCTGCGCCTTGTCCGGATCTGCGATCCCGGCTTCCATCGGCGTGACTATAACCCAGTTCTTGTTCAGCAGCCAGCCCCGATCTCCCTGATCCTCTCCGGCTTCCGCCAGCAGCCCTTCAATATATTCGCGGTACCCCTGAATGCCTTGCTTCTCTGCCAAGGAGGCCATGTAAGTGACCTTCGGGGCAATATCACCTGCAGGAGCAACCGCATCAGCATATAAACCGTCCTTGTCAGACCAAAACACCTGATTGATTGCTTGTACGGCCCGTTCGGACAGCTCCTGATAATGCTCGCCTCTGTTCTGTTCGCCCAGATAACTGCTCATCCATGCCAGCGCCTGAAGTGCCTTAGCTGTATATACGGCACTGTCGATCAGCTCCATGTTCAGTCCAGCAATCTCGATGATGCCGTAGCCCGAGGGAAAAAGATCTCCGTCCGGGTCCATCGTATGCAGCAGCCAGTCCATCCCCTGCACGCAGTAGCCATAATGTTCTCGCAGAAGCGCTTCATCTCCAGTCCACAGGAACATTTCCCAGACAAAAGCGATATAGTGCGCGGTCTCCTGGGTATTTCCCGGATTGGAGACGGCCCCCATTGTGGTCACTTCGTGAACGAATCGACCGTTGTCGTTCACCTCTCTCGACTTCTCCAGCAGCAGATTCAATGTGTCTTTTACCAACGAGTGGTCGCCAGTGGCGAGAACGCCCTGAAGGGCATACGTGCTGTCGCAGCCGAACCACCATGGATAAGTTGGACCCCCTGCCGTCAGGCCACGGCCGATGCCGTCAACACGCTGTACCAGCCACTGAT
This DNA window, taken from Paenibacillus kribbensis, encodes the following:
- the pgmB gene encoding beta-phosphoglucomutase, producing MKGNTAHENPLYRECTIEAVIFDLDGVITDTAEYHYIAWKQLGQELGIPFDKEFNEQLKGISRMQSLERILQLGGQDQSYSQAEKADFARRKNEHYVSLLDSLTPEHTYPGIRELLLELRSAGIPAVIASASKNAPQILRALGLESLFQYVVHPDSVAHGKPAPDLFLRGAVEVGAEASRCIGIEDAQAGIQAIKAAGMIAIGIGEENVLKPAGADVVMKDTGGVNLSFLEETLQAFGC
- a CDS encoding glycogen debranching protein; amino-acid sequence: MARITSRHPINLYYNAGEYVKICGTQDGYFPDFGHHMANEMGGVWLHPIKLLDGFWLKVTDTDRQISVWARADSYSSEAWGGGRFEYDHGLSHIPVSIVRSQFAPDYEKGMVAEYEITSYGEGETHLRLELLSRTDLRPVWYSDEIGILPGTAETAECLSPRKVMVKDNSHDWYVLVGSDLPGIENTVGPNIYGPELTAGKGTGISFAAECTLKEKQVLRFRLFVAGSESSREACEQTYAALEQGHDDLLEQKKALYDRLDQRSLLTIEGEEELNTHFAWAKRNNQWLVQRVDGIGRGLTAGGPTYPWWFGCDSTYALQGVLATGDHSLVKDTLNLLLEKSREVNDNGRFVHEVTTMGAVSNPGNTQETAHYIAFVWEMFLWTGDEALLREHYGYCVQGMDWLLHTMDPDGDLFPSGYGIIEIAGLNMELIDSAVYTAKALQALAWMSSYLGEQNRGEHYQELSERAVQAINQVFWSDKDGLYADAVAPAGDIAPKVTYMASLAEKQGIQGYREYIEGLLAEAGEDQGDRGWLLNKNWVIVTPMEAGIADPDKAQRALETMRSSDFVGEYGTYLAAIYQQGTMTISTGAHAVAEATYGNPDEALGLLRRMGKSFSRVQPGSFSEMSPDYGCVVQAWTIYALAVPVVRHFFGIRPEAYLQKVSFVPDFPQAWADKTCRLERLRVGDAEFDISFEIREGLRITEISNPSKWTVVLDWKGHRFESDKERILWKLDGQS